A single Corallococcus silvisoli DNA region contains:
- a CDS encoding trypsin-like peptidase domain-containing protein, which produces MTLTLPPFRRTLVAAVLVLASPTLALAQAPASKPSAPQTQQAASGAAGNLQPATREAQSLASLAPLVESVKSAVVNVDVQARPEVPEGMEDNPLFDRFFGGNGSRGRGGGSRGRSEREQIRQGAGSGFIIDPKGLVLTNNHVIEDAVTITIRLDDGRSFTGEVVGRDPLTDVAVVKIKEKVDQLPAVKLGDSDAVRVGDWVLAIGNPFGLASSVSVGILSARAREIGASAYDDFLQTDAAINPGNSGGPLFNMKGEVVGINTAIVGGGTGIGFSVPSNLIKALLPQLEKSGSVTRGWLGVGIQPLTRDLAQALKLPVNEGAILTQINPDSPASKAGLKADDVVVAVDGQTVRSDSELTRTVALKKPNSVATLTVYRDGKKQDVKVTMGTRPDLEGLSKKKPEVTDEQDSSRRVGVSLQDLDARTASQAGFTERSGALITDIVPGSPADRAQLIPGMLVVEANRKPIASAKELAAVIRAAPGGSTLLLRVAGPGGGRLLRALKMP; this is translated from the coding sequence CCTCCGCCCCGCAGACGCAGCAGGCGGCCTCTGGGGCGGCTGGCAACCTGCAACCCGCCACGCGCGAGGCCCAGTCGCTGGCGTCGTTGGCGCCGCTGGTGGAGTCGGTGAAGTCAGCCGTGGTGAACGTGGACGTGCAAGCCCGTCCTGAAGTGCCGGAGGGCATGGAGGACAACCCGCTCTTCGACCGCTTCTTTGGGGGCAACGGAAGCCGAGGTCGGGGCGGAGGAAGCCGGGGCCGCAGCGAGCGGGAGCAGATCCGCCAGGGAGCCGGATCGGGCTTCATCATCGACCCCAAGGGGCTGGTGCTCACGAACAACCACGTCATCGAGGACGCGGTCACCATCACCATCCGCCTGGACGACGGTCGCTCGTTCACCGGCGAGGTGGTGGGGCGCGACCCGCTCACCGACGTGGCCGTGGTGAAGATCAAGGAGAAGGTGGATCAGCTGCCCGCCGTGAAGCTGGGCGACTCGGACGCGGTGCGCGTGGGCGACTGGGTGCTGGCGATTGGCAACCCCTTCGGTCTGGCCTCCAGCGTGAGCGTGGGCATCCTGTCCGCGCGCGCCCGTGAAATCGGCGCCAGCGCGTACGACGATTTCCTCCAGACGGACGCGGCCATCAACCCCGGCAACTCGGGCGGCCCGCTCTTCAACATGAAGGGCGAGGTGGTGGGCATCAACACCGCCATCGTCGGCGGGGGCACGGGCATTGGATTCTCCGTGCCCAGCAACCTCATCAAGGCGCTCCTTCCGCAGCTGGAGAAGAGCGGATCCGTCACGCGCGGCTGGCTGGGCGTGGGCATCCAGCCCCTGACCCGCGACCTGGCGCAGGCGCTGAAGCTGCCGGTGAACGAGGGCGCCATCCTCACGCAGATCAACCCCGACTCCCCGGCGTCGAAGGCGGGCCTCAAGGCGGACGACGTGGTGGTCGCGGTCGACGGGCAGACGGTGCGCTCCGACAGCGAGCTCACGCGCACGGTGGCGCTCAAGAAGCCGAACAGCGTCGCGACGCTGACGGTCTACCGCGATGGCAAGAAGCAGGACGTCAAGGTGACGATGGGCACCCGGCCGGACCTGGAGGGCCTGTCCAAGAAGAAGCCGGAGGTCACGGACGAGCAGGACAGCTCGCGGCGCGTGGGGGTGTCCCTCCAGGACCTGGATGCGCGGACCGCTTCCCAGGCGGGCTTCACCGAGCGCTCTGGCGCGCTCATCACCGACATCGTCCCGGGCTCGCCCGCGGACCGCGCGCAGCTGATCCCAGGCATGCTGGTGGTGGAGGCGAACCGCAAGCCCATCGCCAGCGCGAAGGAGCTGGCCGCGGTCATCCGCGCCGCGCCTGGGGGCAGCACGCTGCTGCTGCGCGTGGCGGGGCCTGGCGGCGGACGCCTGCTGCGCGCGCTGAAGATGCCGTGA
- a CDS encoding SGNH/GDSL hydrolase family protein: MSVNYVSLGDSTAVGVGAAQGGGYPDRLASRLRQGGLPVGHTNLGQSGARVRDVVNNALKRVVALQPTLITLGVGTNDIWRGTEVAEFQDDLDRIARRLKQTGASMVVVNIADMALAPVARMVPSTLYEGRIGPFNESIATVARTHGLHLVDLFTASREMIPRRPDFFCSDGFHPSAAGYDEWADLMLPVVRTLVQR, encoded by the coding sequence ATGAGCGTCAACTACGTCTCGTTGGGTGACAGCACGGCGGTGGGGGTGGGGGCAGCGCAGGGCGGGGGCTACCCCGACCGCCTTGCCTCCCGCCTCCGGCAGGGGGGCCTTCCCGTAGGCCACACCAACCTGGGGCAGAGCGGGGCGCGGGTGCGCGACGTCGTCAACAACGCCCTCAAGCGCGTCGTCGCGTTGCAGCCCACGCTCATCACCTTGGGCGTGGGCACCAACGACATCTGGCGCGGCACCGAGGTGGCGGAGTTCCAGGACGACCTGGACCGCATCGCCCGGCGACTGAAGCAGACGGGCGCGTCGATGGTGGTGGTGAACATCGCCGACATGGCGCTCGCGCCGGTGGCCAGGATGGTGCCCAGCACGTTGTACGAGGGCCGCATCGGGCCGTTCAACGAGTCCATCGCCACGGTGGCCCGCACGCACGGACTGCACCTCGTGGACCTCTTCACCGCCAGCCGGGAGATGATCCCCCGGCGTCCGGACTTCTTCTGCTCGGATGGATTCCACCCCTCCGCGGCGGGCTACGACGAGTGGGCGGACCTGATGCTCCCCGTGGTGCGCACGCTCGTGCAGCGGTAG